One stretch of Buteo buteo chromosome Z, bButBut1.hap1.1, whole genome shotgun sequence DNA includes these proteins:
- the LOC142027147 gene encoding aspartyl/asparaginyl beta-hydroxylase-like — MWDFSERQHNSLTTVAFTIALHCSPGPGSKRETKHGGSKNGKKEGLSGSLFFTWFMVIALLGVWMSVAVVWFELVDYEEVLGKLGIYDADGHGDFDVEDAKVFLGLKERSVPAQPTSPESEETIQPAEKSYVKSEHKNADVELEEEIQSVLQEALHSQPGGRHEDVAESVNDQWQVKEEIHGETFEAPTTDDLLRELENEMPEAYETPDSVQKDADLLADDLRAMEPEPYEAPVSYEHDMDVEKTVSDPEAPGDSDLMLEDAMEHYTEDRVHGDYNEDHEPKHEKKTETQDTAVEDLLEEVNEATEPEGKHTEDVVATEPEESEMPLQGEDYSNDDLVDT; from the exons ATGTGGGATTTCAGTGAGAGGCAGCATAACAGTCTTACGACAGTCG CCTTTACCATTGCATTGCAttgcagccccggccccggctccaAGAGAGAGACTAAGCATGGAGGAAGcaagaatggaaagaaagaaggccTCTCTGGAAGCTTGTTTTTCACCTGGTTTATGGTAATTGCTTTGCTGGGAGTTTGGATGTCAGTAGCAGTTGTCTGGTTTGAACTTGTAGATTATGAAGAAGTTCTAGGCAAGCTTGGGATATATGATGCTGATGGACATGGAGATTTTGATGTGGAAGATGCTAAAGTATTTCTAGGCCTTAAAGAAAGATCTGTCCCAGCACAGCCAACATCACCAGAATCTGAGGAGACCATCCAGCCTGCTGAGAAGTCATATGTCAAATCAGAGCACAAGAATGCTGATGTAGAATTGGAAGAGGAAATTCAGTCTGTTCTTCAGGAAGCTCTTCATTCCCAGCCTGGAGGGAGACATGAAGATGTAGCTGAAAGTGTAAATGACCAGTGGCAagtgaaggaagaaatacaTGGAGAAACTTTTGAAGCTCCTACAACAGATGACTTGCTCAGAGAATTAGAGAATGAAATGCCAGAAGCATATGAGACACCAGACTCCGTTCAGAAAGATGCCGATCTTTTGGCAGATGATCTTCGAGCAATGGAGCCTGAACCATATGAAGCTCCAGTTTCATATGAACATGATATGGATGTGGAAAAGACAGTAAGTGATCCAGAAGCTCCAGGTGACTCTGACCTAATGCTAGAAGATGCTATGGAACATTACACAGAGGATAGAGTGCATGGTGATTATAATGAAGACCATGAaccaaaacatgaaaagaagaCTGAGACTCAAGATACAGCTGTTGAGGACCTTCTGGAGGAAGTGAATGAAGCCACAGAGCCAGAAGGTAAGCATACAGAAGATGTTGTGGCCACTGAACCAGAGGAATCAGAAATGCCTCTTCAAGGTGAGGATTATTCAAATGATGATCTAGTGGATACTTAa